The following proteins are encoded in a genomic region of Sorangiineae bacterium MSr12523:
- a CDS encoding protein kinase, whose product MAARAAPHQLAHFEVVRRLGAGGMAEVFLAKKRGAEGTFKLLVVKRILPTHGTSRRFRAMFVEEAQLATRLNHPNVVQVFEFYDGGDEGQLLAMEYVEGPDLGMLMANAKAKGTRIPPWVGAWIIAEAAKGLHYAHEKKDEGGAPLEIVHRDVSPQNVLLSFEGAVKIADFGIASARLFVEEAGVIKGKFGYMSPEQARGENVDRRSDLYALGVIFWEILAGRPIHGGLGGEALLDIVRSGYVEPPSTYVRDLPTELESIAMRALEARPEDRFATGRELSGAIARALLAKQVLVDASTLETTIAHLVAPRLLGSETAPDPEDVDAGVSEAPLESAPAPAPSSEAAPAPSQVPSEPLSVSLEQRTQAAVPLAKSSVEIALGLSHLSAARAERPPISVPTPSDRPNAGPREVRHVAVVTLRLHGVEELLARDRALGERTLDRLRQMLGDIAYKRGMRCWIWSSDSEARAVAGLTRNPGRAASEAAWLALDTHEAVGGMSEDLPIALGASLGIVRGIASGTRDPHGNLVRYRLHDPASYLADVLSQATPRGVTWVAGGVYRLVRRDFRWGDAPTLQLDPLTRVENVPPTMRIYALERSLSREERLLELSAAPNDLVGRDAEKADLHAAYHRAVSGGGSGKLTSRAVVGEMGIGKTALVTTFLAELPPNARIVRVECSPVKMEVPFSAAGDIVRDAIGTTGEEPFEDVVDLVARAGGGAAHGDASHPMVARLAELATNRPLGGGDDENAHYRRKLVSQGLRSLLAAIALQQPLVLVVEGLQWADKQSHDLLGEIIHSHDPLPVLILLVSRQDERSAALLDGVVRIELMALSGDEQVRLVEARLGVRKGVRNVCADLLPRVGGNPFFLLEMVDALLERGALEIREEQTDDGRVEHALVRTERIEGGLSALPSTLEQLLGDRLRELPNEEHAVVDWLAIAGGPLVMADLAKLTGAGGDDAVVRLCARGLCDRKGDVVDFRHPLTRDVAYLALAAHDRVVMHRALGEHLGRTNLGRGLSAAIVAKHLAKGEAGDQAANFYLEAALAAKNGNQMQLAMRYYNRALSFLPPDDGRRIGAHEALESIFRVLGRRRERIRHLDALRKLARTLGTPRVTCLALLRSARFDLDDGRLAHGLPLARRAAEVAHTHQISNYEIDAEAMVSDFLRELGNVQGALAACDRALAACNPNVNATAPPRARADVLRSRGILLRRVGRVREAVDAYVDAIAVFRKVGARRQEARVKHALSFALFCQARYEDAIALGLESIQIDLAIGGRFQLANTLTNIGHAYGKVGDVPRALAYLKRARDAHQRYNDQDARADTLTVTAEILLESDELDEAEHFLAEAAAINAVTHNAYDTTHELVVRAELHRLRRDPHAAIAQAIQGRRMAEDRSLVSFHFYGLAIEAAARVDAGEMHTATLLATTALGAVETLQGCEYGFDIRVLCADALRRAGSPQAPEAHQRAVDRAVAVVGSIRDPRLRTLFLQRPMVSGLFDKTPVPQIVLSSAPMSEIE is encoded by the coding sequence ATGGCAGCACGCGCCGCTCCCCACCAACTTGCGCACTTCGAAGTGGTGCGCCGATTGGGGGCGGGTGGGATGGCCGAGGTGTTTCTCGCCAAAAAGCGGGGCGCCGAGGGCACGTTCAAGCTGCTCGTGGTCAAACGTATTCTGCCCACGCACGGTACGTCGCGCCGGTTTCGCGCGATGTTCGTCGAGGAGGCCCAGCTCGCCACACGCCTGAATCATCCCAACGTCGTCCAGGTCTTCGAGTTTTACGACGGCGGTGACGAAGGGCAGCTCCTCGCCATGGAGTACGTCGAGGGGCCCGACTTGGGCATGCTCATGGCGAACGCCAAGGCGAAGGGCACGCGCATTCCGCCGTGGGTGGGCGCGTGGATCATCGCGGAAGCGGCCAAGGGCCTACACTACGCGCACGAGAAGAAGGACGAGGGCGGCGCGCCGCTCGAAATCGTCCACCGCGATGTATCGCCGCAGAACGTGCTGCTCTCCTTCGAGGGCGCGGTCAAGATCGCGGACTTCGGCATCGCCAGCGCGCGGCTGTTCGTCGAGGAGGCGGGGGTCATCAAGGGCAAGTTCGGCTACATGTCGCCCGAGCAAGCGCGCGGCGAAAATGTGGACCGGCGCAGCGATCTCTATGCGCTCGGGGTGATCTTCTGGGAGATCCTCGCCGGGCGACCGATCCACGGAGGCCTGGGTGGCGAGGCGCTGCTCGACATCGTGCGCTCGGGGTACGTGGAGCCGCCGAGCACCTACGTGCGCGATCTGCCGACCGAGCTCGAGTCGATTGCCATGAGGGCGCTGGAAGCGCGCCCGGAGGATCGCTTTGCCACCGGGCGCGAGCTCTCGGGCGCGATTGCGCGGGCGCTGCTCGCGAAACAGGTGCTCGTCGATGCATCGACGTTGGAGACGACGATTGCCCATTTGGTGGCGCCGCGGCTCCTCGGCAGCGAGACGGCACCGGATCCCGAAGACGTCGACGCCGGAGTGAGCGAGGCGCCGCTCGAAAGCGCCCCGGCACCCGCGCCCTCCTCCGAGGCGGCACCGGCCCCTTCGCAGGTGCCCTCGGAGCCGCTTTCGGTCTCGCTGGAGCAGCGCACACAGGCCGCGGTGCCGCTCGCGAAGAGCAGCGTGGAGATCGCGCTGGGGCTCTCGCATTTGAGCGCGGCGCGCGCGGAGAGGCCGCCCATCTCGGTGCCCACGCCGTCGGATCGGCCGAACGCGGGACCGCGCGAGGTGCGGCACGTGGCGGTGGTCACCTTGCGGCTTCACGGCGTCGAGGAGCTGCTCGCGCGCGATCGGGCCCTCGGGGAGCGCACGCTCGACCGACTGCGGCAGATGCTCGGCGACATCGCCTACAAGCGCGGCATGCGCTGCTGGATCTGGTCCAGCGATTCGGAGGCGCGCGCGGTCGCCGGGCTCACGCGCAACCCGGGCAGGGCCGCGTCGGAGGCGGCCTGGCTGGCGCTCGACACGCACGAAGCCGTCGGCGGCATGAGCGAGGATCTGCCCATTGCGCTGGGTGCGTCGCTGGGCATCGTGCGCGGCATCGCCTCGGGCACGCGCGATCCGCACGGGAACCTGGTGCGCTACCGGCTGCACGATCCGGCGTCGTACCTCGCCGACGTGCTCAGCCAAGCGACACCACGCGGCGTGACCTGGGTGGCCGGCGGCGTGTACCGCCTGGTGCGGCGCGATTTCCGCTGGGGCGATGCGCCAACGTTGCAGCTCGATCCGCTGACCCGAGTGGAAAATGTGCCGCCCACGATGCGGATTTACGCGCTCGAGCGAAGCCTCTCGCGCGAGGAGCGGCTGCTCGAGCTGTCGGCCGCGCCGAACGATCTCGTGGGGCGCGACGCCGAAAAAGCCGATCTCCACGCAGCCTACCACCGCGCCGTCTCGGGCGGCGGGAGCGGCAAGCTGACCTCGCGCGCCGTCGTCGGCGAGATGGGCATCGGCAAAACCGCGCTGGTGACGACGTTCCTCGCGGAGCTTCCGCCGAATGCGCGCATCGTGCGGGTCGAGTGCTCGCCGGTGAAGATGGAGGTGCCCTTCAGCGCCGCCGGCGACATCGTGCGCGATGCCATCGGCACGACGGGCGAAGAGCCTTTCGAGGACGTGGTTGATCTGGTGGCGCGCGCCGGCGGCGGGGCGGCGCACGGCGATGCGTCGCATCCGATGGTCGCGCGCTTGGCGGAGCTGGCCACGAACCGGCCACTGGGCGGCGGCGACGACGAGAACGCGCACTACCGGCGCAAGCTGGTCAGCCAGGGCCTGCGCAGTTTGCTCGCGGCCATTGCGCTGCAGCAGCCGCTGGTGCTCGTGGTGGAGGGTCTGCAGTGGGCGGACAAGCAGAGTCACGATCTGCTGGGGGAGATCATCCACTCGCACGATCCGCTGCCGGTGCTCATTCTGCTGGTGTCGCGGCAGGATGAACGCAGTGCCGCGCTGCTCGATGGCGTGGTGCGCATCGAGCTCATGGCGCTCTCCGGGGACGAGCAAGTGCGCTTGGTCGAAGCGCGCCTCGGCGTCCGCAAGGGCGTGCGCAACGTCTGCGCGGATCTCTTGCCGCGCGTGGGCGGGAACCCCTTTTTCCTGCTGGAAATGGTCGATGCGCTGCTCGAGCGCGGGGCCTTGGAGATCCGCGAGGAGCAGACCGACGACGGGCGGGTCGAGCATGCGCTGGTGCGCACCGAGCGCATCGAGGGCGGCCTCTCGGCGCTTCCCTCGACCTTGGAGCAGCTGCTGGGCGATCGCTTGCGCGAGCTCCCCAACGAAGAGCACGCGGTGGTCGATTGGCTGGCCATCGCCGGCGGCCCGCTGGTCATGGCGGATCTCGCGAAGCTCACGGGCGCGGGCGGCGACGATGCCGTCGTGCGCTTGTGCGCGCGCGGGCTGTGCGATCGCAAGGGCGACGTCGTCGACTTTCGCCATCCGCTGACGCGCGACGTCGCGTACCTCGCGCTGGCGGCGCACGATCGCGTGGTGATGCATCGCGCCTTGGGCGAGCACCTCGGTCGAACGAACCTGGGGCGCGGGCTCTCCGCGGCCATCGTGGCCAAGCACCTCGCGAAGGGCGAGGCGGGCGACCAAGCGGCGAATTTCTACCTGGAAGCTGCCCTCGCCGCGAAGAACGGCAACCAGATGCAGCTCGCGATGCGGTACTACAACCGCGCGCTGTCGTTCTTGCCGCCCGACGATGGGCGCCGCATCGGCGCGCACGAGGCGCTGGAGTCGATTTTTCGCGTGCTCGGTCGCCGCCGCGAGCGCATTCGGCACCTCGATGCGTTGCGCAAGCTGGCACGCACCTTGGGAACACCGCGCGTGACCTGCCTCGCGCTGCTTCGTTCGGCGCGCTTCGATCTGGACGACGGGCGCCTCGCGCACGGGCTGCCGCTGGCGCGGCGCGCGGCGGAGGTGGCGCACACGCATCAGATTTCCAACTACGAAATCGATGCCGAGGCCATGGTGAGCGATTTCCTGCGCGAGCTCGGCAATGTGCAGGGCGCGCTGGCGGCGTGCGATCGTGCCTTGGCCGCGTGCAACCCCAACGTGAACGCGACGGCTCCACCCCGCGCACGGGCCGACGTGCTGCGCTCGCGCGGCATCTTGCTGCGGCGCGTGGGGCGCGTGCGCGAGGCGGTGGATGCGTACGTGGATGCCATCGCGGTGTTTCGCAAGGTGGGCGCGCGGCGGCAGGAGGCGCGGGTCAAGCATGCGCTCTCGTTCGCGCTGTTTTGCCAGGCGCGCTACGAAGATGCCATCGCGCTGGGGCTCGAATCGATCCAGATCGATCTGGCCATCGGCGGGCGCTTCCAGCTGGCCAACACGCTGACGAACATCGGGCATGCGTACGGCAAGGTCGGCGATGTGCCGCGAGCGCTCGCGTATTTGAAGCGCGCCCGCGATGCGCACCAGCGCTACAACGACCAGGACGCCCGCGCGGACACGCTCACGGTGACGGCGGAGATTCTCCTCGAGAGCGACGAATTGGACGAGGCGGAGCATTTCCTCGCCGAGGCCGCGGCCATCAATGCGGTCACGCACAACGCGTACGACACGACCCACGAGCTGGTGGTGCGCGCGGAGCTGCACCGCCTGCGGCGCGATCCGCACGCCGCGATTGCGCAGGCCATCCAGGGCCGGCGCATGGCCGAGGATCGCTCGCTGGTGAGCTTTCATTTTTACGGCTTGGCCATCGAAGCGGCAGCGCGGGTGGACGCCGGGGAGATGCACACCGCCACGCTTCTGGCCACCACGGCGCTGGGGGCCGTGGAGACCCTCCAGGGCTGCGAATATGGCTTCGATATCCGGGTTTTGTGCGCCGATGCCCTCAGGCGTGCCGGCTCGCCCCAAGCGCCCGAAGCGCATCAGCGGGCGGTGGATCGTGCGGTTGCGGTGGTGGGAAGTATCCGTGATCCACGGTTGCGTACGTTGTTCCTTCAACGACCGATGGTGAGCGGACTGTTCGACAAGACCCCCGTTCCCCAGATAGTGCTTTCGTCAGCACCGATGAGCGAGATCGAATGA
- a CDS encoding patatin-like phospholipase family protein, with protein MTGKTRRRVAMILSGGGARGAYEVGVLWYIFDELTRIRGGPPKIDILCGTSVGAINACYLAAHLGDPVLGLRRLVDLWTELQLPRVLGFGMRQVLNLPRLLLGGAGDGHGIFDVRPMADLVTREISWRAVSRCLRRRQLLALSVSCTEVSRGRTVVFMQTSPHLVIPETAPPRTLFRAVHVGPHHALASAAIPLLFPPVRIDRELYLDGGLRQNTPIAPALRLGATHIFAIGASSEVRGVVTNEGPPKNTETPAAAFLLGKVLNAFLLDHIDVDIELLTRINHVVLDGTNTFGPEFLEQLNATAARRGAPPCKYVHCLNVRPSENMGRLASDFVRRGRYRGDPFVTKRVLSLLDFGVGDEADLASYLLFDGQFARQLIEMGRADARARRDELLEFFEGDGASADESDEVSVDSNAS; from the coding sequence ATGACTGGAAAGACCCGACGGCGTGTCGCCATGATTCTGTCCGGAGGGGGTGCCCGAGGAGCCTACGAGGTGGGCGTCCTCTGGTACATCTTCGACGAGCTCACGCGCATCCGCGGTGGGCCGCCGAAGATCGACATCCTCTGCGGCACCAGCGTGGGCGCCATCAATGCGTGCTACCTGGCCGCGCACTTGGGCGATCCCGTGCTCGGGCTGCGGCGGCTCGTCGACCTTTGGACCGAGCTGCAGCTTCCGCGGGTGCTCGGCTTCGGCATGCGCCAGGTGCTCAATCTTCCGCGGCTGCTCCTGGGCGGGGCGGGCGATGGGCACGGCATCTTCGACGTGCGGCCCATGGCCGATCTCGTCACGCGCGAGATCAGCTGGCGCGCGGTGAGCCGGTGCCTTCGACGGCGGCAGCTGCTCGCGCTGAGCGTCTCGTGCACCGAGGTGTCGCGCGGCCGCACCGTGGTCTTCATGCAGACCTCGCCCCATCTGGTCATTCCCGAGACGGCGCCGCCGCGGACGCTCTTTCGCGCGGTGCACGTGGGGCCGCACCACGCCTTGGCGAGCGCCGCGATCCCGCTGCTCTTTCCGCCGGTGCGCATCGATCGCGAGCTCTATCTGGACGGCGGATTGCGCCAAAATACGCCGATTGCGCCCGCCCTGCGGCTCGGGGCCACGCACATTTTTGCCATCGGCGCCTCGTCGGAGGTGCGCGGGGTGGTGACCAACGAGGGTCCGCCCAAGAACACGGAGACGCCGGCGGCCGCGTTTCTCCTGGGCAAGGTGCTGAACGCGTTCTTGCTCGACCACATCGACGTGGACATCGAGTTGCTCACGCGGATCAACCACGTGGTGCTCGATGGGACGAACACCTTCGGTCCAGAATTTCTCGAGCAGCTCAATGCCACGGCGGCGCGCCGTGGGGCGCCGCCCTGCAAGTACGTGCACTGCTTGAACGTGCGCCCCAGTGAAAATATGGGGCGGCTTGCGTCGGACTTCGTGCGGCGCGGACGTTACCGCGGCGATCCGTTCGTGACCAAACGGGTGCTGTCGCTGCTCGATTTCGGCGTGGGCGACGAGGCCGATCTCGCAAGCTATCTGCTCTTCGACGGGCAGTTCGCGCGGCAACTCATCGAGATGGGGCGAGCCGATGCTCGCGCCCGGCGCGACGAGCTGCTGGAGTTTTTCGAAGGCGACGGCGCCAGCGCAGACGAATCGGACGAAGTCAGCGTAGACTCCAACGCTTCATGA
- the ligA gene encoding NAD-dependent DNA ligase LigA: MTAAERHAALVREIDAHNYRYYVLDDPNVTDAEFDRLLRELRALEEKHPELVNEHSPTQRVAEQARANVVKVRHEVRMFSLDNTYSVEDLTEFARRVKAGLSESETVRYVIEPKLDGASIEVVYEDGRLKMASTRGDGEIGEDITTNVRTIRGVPLSISHKGKLTLRGEVVFYRKDLESLNAERAQEGLEPFANPRNAASGSLRMMDAREVARRPLRVVFYQIVEGPRLHKFHSESLDWLAKEGLPSHRRHVAVPWEGVTEAILSIDRARADYPFETDGAVIKVDSYAQQDILGFTSKFPKWAVAYKFAAERAWTKLTDIQVQVGRTGTLTPVAVLDPVQLAGTTVSRASLHNASFVAALDARIGDKVAIEKAGEIIPQVVLVDMEARSGDEVPWQMPTKCPECGTKVMARLLDEEKGQMEAAIRCPNRLCPAQVKAQIFYFARRFAMDIDHLGLALVEQLVQRGAVKDVADLYDLTKEHLLELERMGDKSAQNVIDSIQRSRERVLDRLLCGLGIPQIGQVAARQLAEQAGTLEHLLSWNEEQAREQVASIHGFGPKMVDAVVAFLADTEQRRIMEKLVEHGVGQPQPKETVVTEGPLVGSSFCVTGVLSRKREDVHADIRALGGTVFDSVKKGTTYLVAGEKTGKTKLDQAKKHATRVITETELAILLAGKELPPA, from the coding sequence ATGACCGCTGCCGAACGCCACGCCGCACTGGTGCGCGAGATCGACGCGCACAACTACCGCTACTACGTGCTGGACGATCCGAACGTCACCGATGCCGAGTTCGACCGGCTTCTGCGCGAGCTGCGGGCGCTGGAGGAAAAGCACCCCGAGCTGGTGAACGAGCACTCGCCGACCCAGCGCGTCGCCGAGCAAGCGCGCGCGAACGTGGTGAAGGTGCGGCACGAAGTGCGCATGTTCTCGCTCGACAACACGTACTCGGTGGAGGACCTCACGGAGTTCGCGCGGCGGGTGAAGGCGGGCCTCTCGGAGAGCGAGACGGTGCGCTACGTGATCGAGCCGAAGCTCGACGGCGCGAGCATCGAGGTGGTCTACGAGGACGGCCGTCTGAAGATGGCCTCCACGCGCGGCGATGGCGAAATTGGCGAGGACATCACCACCAACGTGCGCACCATCCGCGGTGTGCCCCTTTCCATTTCGCACAAGGGCAAGCTCACCTTGCGCGGCGAGGTGGTCTTCTACCGCAAGGACCTCGAGTCGCTGAATGCGGAGCGCGCGCAGGAGGGGCTCGAGCCGTTCGCGAACCCGCGCAACGCGGCCTCGGGATCGCTGCGCATGATGGATGCGCGCGAGGTGGCGCGGCGGCCGCTGCGGGTCGTTTTTTATCAAATCGTGGAAGGGCCTCGCCTGCACAAGTTCCACAGCGAGAGCCTCGATTGGCTGGCCAAGGAGGGGCTTCCCTCGCACCGGCGGCACGTCGCCGTGCCGTGGGAGGGCGTGACAGAAGCCATTTTGAGCATCGACCGCGCGCGGGCGGATTATCCCTTCGAGACGGACGGCGCGGTCATCAAGGTGGATAGCTACGCGCAGCAGGACATCCTGGGCTTCACGTCGAAGTTTCCCAAGTGGGCGGTGGCCTACAAATTCGCCGCCGAGCGCGCGTGGACGAAGCTCACGGACATCCAAGTGCAGGTCGGACGCACGGGAACGCTCACGCCGGTGGCGGTGCTCGATCCGGTGCAACTCGCAGGCACGACGGTGTCGCGCGCATCGTTGCACAATGCAAGCTTCGTAGCGGCGCTCGATGCGCGCATCGGCGACAAGGTGGCCATCGAGAAGGCGGGGGAGATCATCCCGCAGGTCGTCTTGGTGGACATGGAGGCGCGCAGCGGCGACGAGGTTCCATGGCAGATGCCCACCAAGTGCCCCGAGTGCGGCACCAAGGTGATGGCGCGGCTGCTCGACGAGGAAAAAGGGCAAATGGAGGCGGCCATCCGCTGTCCAAACCGACTTTGCCCCGCGCAGGTGAAGGCGCAGATCTTTTACTTCGCGCGCCGCTTTGCGATGGACATCGATCATCTGGGGCTGGCGCTGGTGGAGCAGCTGGTGCAGCGCGGCGCGGTGAAGGATGTGGCAGATCTGTACGATCTGACGAAGGAGCATTTGCTCGAGCTCGAGCGCATGGGCGACAAGAGCGCGCAAAACGTGATCGACTCGATCCAGCGCTCGCGCGAGCGTGTGCTCGATCGGCTGCTGTGCGGGCTGGGGATCCCGCAGATCGGGCAGGTGGCGGCGCGGCAGCTGGCCGAGCAGGCGGGCACGTTGGAGCATTTGCTTTCGTGGAACGAGGAGCAGGCGCGCGAGCAGGTGGCGAGCATTCACGGGTTCGGGCCAAAGATGGTCGATGCGGTGGTGGCGTTTTTGGCCGACACCGAGCAACGACGCATCATGGAGAAGCTCGTGGAGCACGGCGTCGGGCAGCCGCAGCCGAAAGAGACGGTGGTGACCGAGGGGCCGCTGGTGGGCAGCTCCTTCTGCGTGACGGGCGTACTCTCACGCAAGCGCGAAGACGTCCACGCCGACATCCGCGCCCTCGGCGGCACCGTGTTCGACTCGGTGAAAAAGGGCACGACGTACTTGGTCGCCGGCGAGAAGACCGGCAAGACAAAGCTGGATCAAGCGAAGAAACACGCGACCCGCGTCATCACGGAGACCGAGCTCGCGATCCTTTTGGCCGGCAAGGAATTGCCTCCGGCGTAG